The following proteins are encoded in a genomic region of Leifsonia psychrotolerans:
- a CDS encoding signal peptidase I — protein sequence MTSPEIVGILEPQADPLPHGRPEAPTPERGLWGSLGLALSAALLILVIALAMLVIVVPKIAGATPMTVLTSSMEPGLPPGTLIIVKPIDPNRLQFGDVATYQIESGKPGVITHRVVAITLLANGERGFIFQGDNNSAQDAPVKSIQIQGKLWYSIPLLGWVNNAVNGANRSWVTPLAAGGLFAYFAYTVLSAVSDARKKRRARAAAQSAV from the coding sequence ATGACATCGCCCGAGATCGTCGGCATCCTGGAACCTCAAGCCGACCCGCTGCCGCACGGTCGGCCCGAGGCACCGACTCCGGAACGGGGACTGTGGGGCTCTCTCGGCCTCGCGCTGAGCGCGGCGCTTCTGATTCTCGTGATCGCGCTGGCGATGCTGGTGATCGTGGTTCCGAAGATTGCCGGCGCCACCCCGATGACGGTGCTGACGAGTTCGATGGAACCGGGCCTGCCCCCGGGCACCCTCATCATCGTCAAGCCCATCGACCCGAATCGACTGCAGTTCGGTGACGTGGCGACCTATCAGATCGAGTCGGGCAAGCCCGGCGTCATCACCCACCGCGTGGTCGCCATCACTCTGCTCGCCAACGGTGAACGCGGCTTCATCTTTCAGGGTGACAACAACAGCGCTCAGGATGCCCCGGTGAAGTCGATTCAGATTCAGGGCAAGCTGTGGTATTCGATTCCGCTGCTGGGTTGGGTGAACAACGCGGTCAACGGTGCGAACAGGTCATGGGTCACTCCGCTGGCCGCCGGAGGGCTCTTCGCCTACTTCGCCTACACGGTGTTGAGTGCGGTGAGCGACGCGAGGAAGAAGCGCCGCGCCCGCGCTGCGGCGCAATCGGCGGTTTAG